The following nucleotide sequence is from Thermostaphylospora chromogena.
TCCGGCAGTGCTGCGGCCACGTGGGGGAGGAATCCCGGCGTGCTGGCCATCGATTGGCCTGAACGTCGGCCTTCGGGCTTGACGTTTCGGCTCCGACGGGCGATGCTGCGGACAACGTGAAGCGTTCAGCGAGAGCGAAGTGGACAGCTGTGTGCCGTTCGGCTACACTGCCCCTTTGCGCTGCCCTTTGACGACCCCGCTTTTCTGTAGTTCTGCGATGTCGTCTGGCGTGCGTGTAGTCAGTCCGCCGCGAGCCCTCGGAAGGACATCTGTTGGCAGCCTCGCGCAACGCCTCCGCCGTATCCACCGGTCCTCGTCGCGTGTCGTTCGCGCGCATTCAGGAGCCGCTGGAAGTTCCTGACCTTCTTGCTTTGCAGACCGAGTCCTTCGACTGGCTGCTGGGTAATGAAAGGTGGAAGGCCAGGGTTGAGGCGGCTCGTCGGGCCGGGCGTAAGGACGTTCCGACCCAGTCCGGTCTTGAAGAGATCTTCGAGGAGATCAGTCCGATTGAGGACTTCTCCGGGACCATGTCCTTGTCGTTTCGGGATCACCGGTTCGAGCCGCCGAAGTACTCGATCGACGAGTGCAAAGACAAAGACATGACCTACTCCGCGCCGATGTTCGTGACGGCGGAGTTCATCAATAACGAGACGGGCGAGATCAAGAGTCAGACGGTGTTCATGGGTGATTTCCCGCTCATGACGCCGAAGGGGACGTTCATCATCAACGGCACCGAGCGTGTCGTGGTCTCGCAGTTGGTGCGGTCGCCGGGTGTGTATTTCGACCGCAGTGTGGACAAGACCTCTGATAAGGATGTCTTCGGGTGCCGGGTCATCCCCTCGCGCGGGGCGTGGCTGGAGTTTGAGATCGATAAGCGTGACTCGGTCGGGGTGCGTATCGATCGCAAGCGTAAGCAGGCCGTGACGGTGCTGTTGAAGGCGCTGGGGTGGACCAACGAGCAGATCCTGGAGCGGTTTGGCCGGTATGAGTCGATGCGGGCCACGCTGGAGAAGGATCACACGGTTGGCCAGGACGATGCGCTGTTGGACATCTATCGCAAGCTGCGTCCGGGGGAGCCGCCGACCAAGGAGGCGGCTCAGGCGCTGCTGGAGAATCTGTATTTCAATCCCAAGCGGTATGACCTGGCCAAGGTGGGCCGGTACAAGGTCAACAAGAAGCTGGGGTTGGAGATCGATATCGCGGTCGGCACGCTGACCGAGGATGACATCGTCGCCACGATCGAGTATCTGGTGCGGTTGCATGCCGGTGAGGAGACGATGCCGGCGCCGGCGGGGGAGGTGCCGGTCGAGGTCGACGATATCGATCATTTCGGTAACCGCCGGTTGCGGACGGTGGGTGAGCTGATCCAAAACCAGGTGCGGTTGGGGCTGGCCCGGATGGAGCGGGTGGTCCGGGAGCGGATGACCACTCAGGATGTGGAGGCGATCACGCCGCAGACGCTGATCAACATCCGTCCGGTGGTGGCGTCGATCAAGGAGTTCTTCGGCACCTCGCAGCTGTCGCAGTTCATGGATCAGACCAACCCGCTGGCGGGGTTGACGCACAAGCGGCGGTTGAACGCGCTGGGTCCGGGCGGGTTGTCGCGGGAGCGGGCCGGGTTTGAGGTGCGGGATGTGCATCCGTCGCACTATGGGCGGATGTGCCCGATCGAGACGCCGGAGGGTCCCAACATCGGGTTGATCGGGTCGCTGGCCACCTATGGGCGGATCAACGCCTTCGGGTTCGTGGAGACCCCTTATCGCAAGGTGGTCGACGGCAAGGTGACCGATCAGATCGATTACCTGACCGCCGATGAGGAGGACCGTTACGTCAAGGCGCAGGCCAACACCCCGCTCAACCCGGACGGCAGTTTCGCCGAGGACCGGGTGCTGGTGCGTACCAAGGGTGGTGAGACCGAGCTGGCGCGGGCTGAGGAGGTCGATTACATCGATGTCTCCCCGCGGCAGATGGTGTCGGTGGCCACCGCGATGATCCCGTTCTTGGAGCACGATGATGCCAACCGGGCGTTGATGGGCTCCAACATGCAGCGTCAGGCGGTGCCGTTGCTGCGCAGCGAGGCGCCGCTGGTGGGCACCGGCATGGAGTACCGGGCCGCGGTGGATGCGGGGGATGTGATCCTGGCGGAAAACAGCGGGGTGGTGGAGGAGGTCTCGGCCGACTACATCACCGTGCTCAACGACGACGGCACCCGCACCACCTATCGGGTGGCCAAGTTCAAGCGGTCCAACCAGGGCACCTGCTTCAACCAGAAGCCGATCGTGGATGAGGGCGACCGCGTCGAGCAGGGCCAGGTGATCGCCGATGGGCCGTGCACCAGCAACGGGGAGATGGCCCTGGGCAAGAACCTGCTGGTGGCGTTCATGCCCTGGGAGGGGCACAACTACGAAGACGCCATCATCTTGTCCCAGCGTCTGGTGCAAGACGATGTGCTGTCATCGATCCACATCGAAGAGCACGAGGTCGATGCCCGCGACACCAAGCTGGGCCCGGAGGAGATCACCCGGGACATCCCGAACGTGTCCGAAGAGGTGCTGGCCGATCTGGACGAGCGCGGCATCATCCGGATCGGGGCCGAGGTCGAGCCCGGGGACATCCTGGTGGGCAAGGTCACGCCCAAGGGTGAGACCGAGCTGACCCCCGAAGAGCGGCTGCTGCGCGCGATCTTCGGGGAGAAGGCCCGGGAGGTGCGCGACACCTCGCTGAAGGTCCCGCACGGCGAGTCGGGCAAGGTCATCGGGGTGCGGGTGTTCTCCCGCGAGGACGGCGATGAGCTGCCGCCGGGGGTCAATGAGCTGGTGCGCGTGTATGTGGCGCAGAAGCGGAAGATCACCGACGGGGACAAGCTGGCCGGCCGGCACGGCAACAAGGGCGTCATCGCCAAGATCCTGCCGGTGGAGGACATGCCGTTTTTGGAGGACGGCACCCCGGTCGACATCATCCTCAACCCGCTGGGCGTGCCCGGGCGGATGAACATCGGCCAGGTGATGGAGACCCACCTGGGCTGGATCGCCTCTCAAGGCTGGGACATCACCGCCGTCACCGATCCGTGGGCCGAACGGCTCAAGGCCAAGGGGATGGACCGGGTCGAGCCGGGCACCACCATCGCCACCCCGGTCTTCGACGGCGCGTCCGAGGATGAGATCACCGGCCTGCTGGGGCACACCCTGCCCGATGCCGACGGTGACCGCCTGGTGGGGGTCAACGGCAAGGCCCGCCTGTTCGACGGGCGCTCCGGTGAGCCGTTCAAGGACCCGATCTCGGTCGGCTACATCTACATCCTCAAGCTGGCGCACCTGGTGGACGACAAGATCCACGCCCGGTCCACCGGCCCCTACTCCATGATCACCCAGCAGCCGCTGGGCGGGAAGGCCCAGTTCGGCGGCCAGCGGTTCGGGGAGATGGAGGTCTGGGCGCTGGAGGCCTACGGCGCGGCCTATGCGCTGCAGGAGCTGTTGACCATCAAGTCCGACGATGTCACCGGCCGTGTGAAGGTCTATGAGGCCATCGTCAAGGGCGAGAACATCCCCGAGCCGGGCATTCCCGAGTCCTTCAAGGTCCTGATCAAGGAGATGCAGTCGCTGTGCCTGAATGTGGAGGTGCTCTCCAGCGACGGCATGTCCATCCAGATGCGGGACACCGACGAGGACGTCTTCCGCGCCGCGGAAGAGCTCGGCATCGACCTGTCCCGGCGTGAGCCGAGCAGTGTCGAAGAGGTCTGATTTTCAAGCGAGGGGATCGAATAAGTGCTCGACGTCAACTTCTTCGACGAGCTTCGGATCGGCCTGGCGACGGCCGACGACATCCGCCAGTGGTCGCACGGTGAGGTCAAGAAGCCCGAGACCATCAACTACCGGACCCTCAAGCCGGAGAAGGACGGCCTCTTCTGCGAGAAGATCTTCGGCCCCACCCGGGATTGGGAGTGCTACTGCGGTAAGTACAAGCGCGTCCGCTTCAAGGGCATCATCTGCGAGCGCTGCGGCGTCGAGGTGACCCGTGCCAAGGTGCGGCGTGAGCGGATGGGCCACATCGAGCTGGCCGCTCCCGTCACCCACATCTGGTACTTCAAGGGCGTGCCGTCCCGGCTGGGCTACCTGCTCGACCTGGCGCCGAAGGACCTGGAGAAGGTCATCTACTTCGCCGCCTACATGATCACGCATGTCGACACCGAGATGCGTGAGCGTGACCTGCCCTCGCTGGAGGCCAAGATCTCCGTCGAGCGGCAGCACATCGAGCAGCGGCGCGACGCCGACATCGAGGCCAGGCAGAAGAAGCTGGAGGCCGACCTGGCCGAGCTGGAGGCCGCGGGCGCCAAGGGCGATCAGCGCCGCAAGGTCCGCGAGAGCGCGGACCGCGAGATGCGGCAGATCCGCGAGCGCGCCCAGCGCGAGCTGGACCGGCTGGAGGAGGTCTGGACCCGCTTCAAGAACCTCAAGGTTCAGGACCTCGAGGGCGACGAACAGCTGTACCGCGAGATGCGCGACCGTTTCGGCCGTTACTTCCGCGGCGGCATGGGCGCCCAGGCGATCCAGGAGCGGCTGGCCACCTTCGACCTCAACGCCGAGGCCGAGAAGCTGCGTGAGACGATCCGCAACGGCAAGGGGCAGAAGAAGGCCCGTGCCCTCAAGCGGCTCAAGGTCGTCTCCGCCTTCCTGAACACCCGCAACTCGCCCATGGGCATGGTGCTGGACTGCATCCCGGTCATTCCGCCGGATCTTCGGCCCATGGTGCAGCTCGACGGTGGTCGGTTCGCGACCTCCGACTTGAACGACCTGTACCGCCGGGTCATCAACCGGAACAACCGCCTCAAGCGTCTGCTCGACCTCGGCGCGCCCGAGATCATCGTGAACAACGAGAAGCGGATGCTGCAGGAGGCCGTGGACGCGCTGTTCGACAACGGCCGTCGCGGTCGCCCGGTCACCGGTCCCGGCAACCGGCCGCTCAAGTCGCTGTCCGACATGCTGAAGGGTAAGCAGGGCCGGTTCCGGCAGAACCTGCTGGGTAAGCGAGTCGACTACTCCGGTCGTTCGGTGATCGTCGTCGGCCCGCAGCTCAAGCTGCACCAGTGCGGTCTGCCCAAGCAGATGGCGCTGGAGCTGTTCAAGCCGTTCGTGATGAAGCGGCTGGTCGACCTCAACCACGCGCAGAACATCAAGTCGGCCAAGCGCATGGTCGAGCGGGCGCGCCCCGTGGTGTGGGACGTGCTGGAAGAGGTCATCGCTGAGCACCCCGTGCTGCTCAACCGGGCGCCGACCCTGCACCGCCTGGGCATCCAGGCCTTCGAGCCGCAGCTGGTGGAGGGCAAGGCCATCCAGATCCACCCGCTCGTCTGCACCGCGTTCAACGCGGACTTCGACGGCGACCAGATGGCCGTGCACCTGCCGCTGTCGGCCGAGGCCCAGGCCGAGGCGCGCATCCTGATGCTGTCGACCAACAACATCCTCAAGCCGGCCGACGGCAAGCCGGTGACGATGCCCACCCAGGACATGGTCATCGGTCTGTACTGGCTGACCAGCCAGAAGCCCGGGGCGCTCGGCGAGGGCCGGATCTTCGGCTCGGTCAGCGAGGCGCTTATGGCCTACGACCGCGGCGAGCTGGACATGCAGGCCGAGATCCAGGTCCGGTTCCGGAACACGCCGCCGCCGCGTGACTGGACCGCCCCCGAGGGCTGGGAGCCGGGCGATCCCATCCGGCTCACCACCACCCTCGGCCGGTGCCTGTTCAACGAGACGCTGCCGGACAACTTCCCGTTCGTGAACTACCAGGTCGGGAAGAAGCAGCTGTCGGGCATCGTCAACGAGCTCGCGGAGAAGTACACCAAGGTCGAGGTGGCGGCCGCGCTGGACGCGCTGAAGGACGCCGGGTTCCACTGGGCGACCCGCGCCGGCGTCACGATCTCCATCGAGGACGTCGTCGCACCGCCGAACAAGGCCGCGATCATGGAGGAGTACGAGCGCCGGGCCGAGAAGGTGCAGCGCGAGTACGAGCGTGGTCTGATCACCGACGAGGAGCGCCGTCAGGAGCTCATCGAGATCTGGACGCACGCCACGGCGGACGTCGAGGCCGACATGGTGAAGGCCTTCCCGGAGACCAACTCCGTGTGGATGATGGTCAACTCCGGGGCGCGCGGTAACAAGATGCAGGTCCGGCAGATCGCCGGAATCCGCGGCCTGGTGTCCAACACCAAGGGCGAGACGATTCCGCGGCCGATCAAGTCCTCCTTCCGCGAGGGCCTGTCGGTGCTGGAGTACTTCATCTCCACCCACGGTCAGCGGAAGGGTCTGGCCGACACCGCGCTGCGGACCGCCGACTCCGGTTACCTCACCCGTCGTCTGGTGGACGTGGCGCAGGACGTCATCGTCCGCGAGGTCGACTGCGGCACCGACCGCAGCGTCCCGCTGCCCGTCGGCCAGCGCGACGCCTCCGGCAAGCTGGTCAAGGCGGAGAACGCCGAGAGCAACGTTCACGCCCGCATCCTGGCCGAGGACGTCGTGGTGGACGGCAAGGTCATCGCCAAGGCGGGTACCGACATCAACGACGCGGTGGTCACCGCGCTGGTCGAGGCCGGCGTGGAGACCGTGCGCACCCGCAGCACGCTGGTGTGCGAGTCGAAGATCGGTGTCTGCGCGATGTGCTACGGCCGGTCGCTGGCCACCGGCAAGCTGGTGGACGTCGGTGAGGCCGTCGGCATCATCGCCGCGCAGTCCATCGGTGAGCCCGGTACCCAGCTGACGATGCGGACCTTCCACACCGGTGGTGTGGCGGGCGCCGACATCACGCACGGTCTGCCGCGTGTCACCGAGCTGTTCGAGGCGCGTGTCCCCAAGGGTGTCGCTCCGATCAGCGAGGTCGCCGGCCGGGTGCGGATCGAGGAGACCGACAAGACCCGTAAGGTCGTGATCGTTCCGGACGACGGTTCGGACGAGGTCGCCTACCCGGTGTCCATGCGGGCTCGACTGCTGGTCTCCGAGGGACAGCGGGTCGAGGTCGGTCAGCAGCTCGTCGCCGGTGCGGTCAACCCCAACGAGGTGCTGCGCATTCTCGGTCCGCGTGCGGTGCAGCTCCACCTGGTGGCCGAGGTTCAGCAGGTGTACCGCTCGCAGGGTGTGTCGATCCACGACAAGCACATCGAGATCATCGTCCGCCAGATGCTCAAGCGGGTGAACGTGCTGGAGTCCGGCGACACCGAGCTGCTGCCGGGCGAGCTGGTGGAGCGGCCGAAGTTCGAGGCGATCAACCGTAAGACCGTGGCGGAGGGCGGGCAGCCCGCTGCCGGCCGTCCGGTCCTCATGGGTATCACCAAGGCTTCGCTGGCCACCGAGTCCTGGCTGTCGGCGGCGTCCTTCCAGGAGACGACCAGGGTGCTCACCGACGCGGCGATCCACGCCAAGTCCGACGCCCTGCTCGGCCTCAAGGAGAACGTCATCATCGGTAAGCTCATCCCGGCCGGTACCGGCATGCCGCAGTACCGCAACGTCCGGGTCGAGCCGACCGAGGAGGCCAAGGCCGCCATGTACACCGTGGGCGGGTACGACGGCGCCGCGGCCGACTACACCTTCGGCACGGGCAGCGGCGAGGCCGTCCCGCTGGAGGAGTACGACTTCGGACAGTACAACCGCTGACGTTCGACGGCATCCGGGAACGCCCGCGACCCTCGGGTCGCGGGCGTTCCGCTTTTCCCGCCTTTCATATCTCGTCTTTCTTAGGGGGATTCGTCGGAAAGAAGATTGAGTGGGAGTGGGGCGGAGAATCTCCGATGGATTTCTCGACGCGCGGAGTGCGGGACCGCGAGGAAGCGGCACAGGTAGGTGAGAGATGCCGGTAGACTGTGCGATGGGCCTGTTGCGGCCGGGCGAAACCGGCCGCTGAAGCTGTGGCATGAGAAATCGACCACCGGAGACGGTGGTTGTGCACCGCACTCATTTTGACGTGCTGCGGTGCGCTGGGTAGTCTTTCCCTTCGTGCCCGTGGCTTCATGGGCTCTCATGCATGCGCTCGGCAAGGGGCGCTGCGTGACCTCTCCCCACTCTTCGGCCCGGGCAGGGTGTGTGCACGATGGTGCGCGACACGCCCGACCGCGGGGGTCGGAGCGGGAAGAAAAGCAGCAGGTCAAGACACCGGCAGAGCCTGCGACGCACGACCAACTCGAAACACCGGCCAATGCACGAACGGAGACGCGGTGCCCACGATTCAGCAGCTGGTCCGCAAGGGCCGCCAGGACAAGGTCAGTAAGACCAAGACACCGGCGCTCAAGGGGAGCCCGCAGCGCCGCGGCGTCTGCACCCGCGTGTACACGACCACGCCGAAGAAGCCGAACTCGGCGCTTCGTAAGGTGGCGCGCGTGCGGCTCACCAATGGTATTGAGGTGACCGCTTACATTCCGGGCGTGGGCCACAACCTTCAGGAGCACTCCATGGTGCTCGTCCGCGGTGGTCGTGTGAAGGACCTGCCGGGTGTGCGCTACAAGATCATCCGCGGTTCGCTGGACACCCAGGGTGTCCGTAACCGCAAGCAGGCCCGCAGCCGCTACGGCGCGAAGAAGGAGAAGAGCTGACATGCCGCGTAAGGGCCCCGCGGGTCGTCGGCAGCTTGTGGCCGACCCGGTCTACAACTCGCCGCTGGTTACCGCGCTTATCAACAAGGTGCTCCTGAACGGCAAGCGCTCGCTTGCGCAGTCGATCGTCTACGGTGCCCTGGAGGGCTGCCGGGAGAAGACCGGCAACGACCCGGTGGTCACCCTCAAGCGGGCGCTGGACAACGTCAAGCCCACCCTCGAGGTGCGCAGCCGCCGTGTCGGTGGCGCCACCTACCAGGTGCCGGTCGAGGTGCGCGCGGCCCGCAGCACCACGCTGGCGCTGCGCTGGCTGGTGCAGTACGCCCGCGCCCGCCGCGAGAAGACCATGACCGAGCGGCTGATGAACGAGCTGCTCGACGCGAGCAACGGCCTCGGCGCCAGCGTCAAGCGGCGCGAGGACACGCACAAGATGGCCGAGTCCAACAAGGCCTTCGCCCACTACCGCTGGTAGCGACCACAGGTCGCGCGGATACCCCGCGGGGCCACAGACCTAACGAGACGACGAGGACACGAAGGTGGCCACCACGACCGCTCTAGACCTGGCCAAGGTCCGCAACATCGGGATCATGGCCCACATCGACGCGGGCAAGACCACGACGACCGAGCGCATCCTGTTCTACACCGGCATCAACTACAAGATCGGCGAAACCCACGAGGGTTCCGCCACGATGGACTGGATGGAGCAGGAGCAGGAGCGCGGCATCACGATCACCTCCGCCGCGACCACCTGCAGCTGGCTTGATCACACGATCAACATCATCGACACTCCGGGGCACGTGGACTTCACCATCGAGGTGGAGCGTTCGCTGCGTGTCCTGGACGGCGCGGTCGCCGTGTTCGACGCCGTCGCCGGCGTGGAGCCGCAGTCGGAGACCGTCTGGCGGCAGGCGGACAGATACGGCGTGCCGCGCATCTGCTTCGTCAACAAGATGGACCGCGTCGGCGCCGAGTTCCACCGCTGCGTGGACATGATCGTGTCCCGGCTGGGCGCGACGCCGCTGGTCGTTCAGCTCCCGCTGGGCGTGGAGGCCGACTTCAAGGGCGTCATCGACCTGGTGAAGATGAAGGCCCTGGTCTGGAGCGCCGAGGCCGCCAAGGGCGAGATGTACGACACCATCGACATCCCCGCCGACCACGCCGACGCCGCCCGCGAGTGGCGCGACAAGCTCATCGAGACCGTCGCCGAGAACGACGACGAGCTGATGGAGCTCTTCCTGGAGGGCGTCGAGCCCACTCAGGAGCAGCTTGTCGCCGCCATCCGCCGCGCGACCATCAGCAACGCGGTCACGCCCGTGCTGTGCGGTACCGCGTTCAAGAACAAGGGTGTGCAGCCGCTGCTGGACGCCATCGTGGCCTACCTGCCCGCGCCCACCGACATCCCCTCCATCAAGGGGCACGCGGTCGGTGACGAGGAGAAGGTCATCGAGCGGCACGCGGACCCGAAGGAGCCGTTCTCCGCTCTGGCCTTCAAGATCATGAGTGACCCGCACCTGGGCAGGCTCACCTACATCCGGGTCTACTCCGGAAAGCTCGAGTCGGGCGCCACGGTGACGAACTCGACAAAGGGCAAGAAGGAGCGGATCGGCAAGATCTACCAGATGCACGCCAACAAGCGCGAGGAGCGCTCGTCGGTGTCC
It contains:
- the rpoB gene encoding DNA-directed RNA polymerase subunit beta — translated: MAASRNASAVSTGPRRVSFARIQEPLEVPDLLALQTESFDWLLGNERWKARVEAARRAGRKDVPTQSGLEEIFEEISPIEDFSGTMSLSFRDHRFEPPKYSIDECKDKDMTYSAPMFVTAEFINNETGEIKSQTVFMGDFPLMTPKGTFIINGTERVVVSQLVRSPGVYFDRSVDKTSDKDVFGCRVIPSRGAWLEFEIDKRDSVGVRIDRKRKQAVTVLLKALGWTNEQILERFGRYESMRATLEKDHTVGQDDALLDIYRKLRPGEPPTKEAAQALLENLYFNPKRYDLAKVGRYKVNKKLGLEIDIAVGTLTEDDIVATIEYLVRLHAGEETMPAPAGEVPVEVDDIDHFGNRRLRTVGELIQNQVRLGLARMERVVRERMTTQDVEAITPQTLINIRPVVASIKEFFGTSQLSQFMDQTNPLAGLTHKRRLNALGPGGLSRERAGFEVRDVHPSHYGRMCPIETPEGPNIGLIGSLATYGRINAFGFVETPYRKVVDGKVTDQIDYLTADEEDRYVKAQANTPLNPDGSFAEDRVLVRTKGGETELARAEEVDYIDVSPRQMVSVATAMIPFLEHDDANRALMGSNMQRQAVPLLRSEAPLVGTGMEYRAAVDAGDVILAENSGVVEEVSADYITVLNDDGTRTTYRVAKFKRSNQGTCFNQKPIVDEGDRVEQGQVIADGPCTSNGEMALGKNLLVAFMPWEGHNYEDAIILSQRLVQDDVLSSIHIEEHEVDARDTKLGPEEITRDIPNVSEEVLADLDERGIIRIGAEVEPGDILVGKVTPKGETELTPEERLLRAIFGEKAREVRDTSLKVPHGESGKVIGVRVFSREDGDELPPGVNELVRVYVAQKRKITDGDKLAGRHGNKGVIAKILPVEDMPFLEDGTPVDIILNPLGVPGRMNIGQVMETHLGWIASQGWDITAVTDPWAERLKAKGMDRVEPGTTIATPVFDGASEDEITGLLGHTLPDADGDRLVGVNGKARLFDGRSGEPFKDPISVGYIYILKLAHLVDDKIHARSTGPYSMITQQPLGGKAQFGGQRFGEMEVWALEAYGAAYALQELLTIKSDDVTGRVKVYEAIVKGENIPEPGIPESFKVLIKEMQSLCLNVEVLSSDGMSIQMRDTDEDVFRAAEELGIDLSRREPSSVEEV
- a CDS encoding DNA-directed RNA polymerase subunit beta', whose protein sequence is MLDVNFFDELRIGLATADDIRQWSHGEVKKPETINYRTLKPEKDGLFCEKIFGPTRDWECYCGKYKRVRFKGIICERCGVEVTRAKVRRERMGHIELAAPVTHIWYFKGVPSRLGYLLDLAPKDLEKVIYFAAYMITHVDTEMRERDLPSLEAKISVERQHIEQRRDADIEARQKKLEADLAELEAAGAKGDQRRKVRESADREMRQIRERAQRELDRLEEVWTRFKNLKVQDLEGDEQLYREMRDRFGRYFRGGMGAQAIQERLATFDLNAEAEKLRETIRNGKGQKKARALKRLKVVSAFLNTRNSPMGMVLDCIPVIPPDLRPMVQLDGGRFATSDLNDLYRRVINRNNRLKRLLDLGAPEIIVNNEKRMLQEAVDALFDNGRRGRPVTGPGNRPLKSLSDMLKGKQGRFRQNLLGKRVDYSGRSVIVVGPQLKLHQCGLPKQMALELFKPFVMKRLVDLNHAQNIKSAKRMVERARPVVWDVLEEVIAEHPVLLNRAPTLHRLGIQAFEPQLVEGKAIQIHPLVCTAFNADFDGDQMAVHLPLSAEAQAEARILMLSTNNILKPADGKPVTMPTQDMVIGLYWLTSQKPGALGEGRIFGSVSEALMAYDRGELDMQAEIQVRFRNTPPPRDWTAPEGWEPGDPIRLTTTLGRCLFNETLPDNFPFVNYQVGKKQLSGIVNELAEKYTKVEVAAALDALKDAGFHWATRAGVTISIEDVVAPPNKAAIMEEYERRAEKVQREYERGLITDEERRQELIEIWTHATADVEADMVKAFPETNSVWMMVNSGARGNKMQVRQIAGIRGLVSNTKGETIPRPIKSSFREGLSVLEYFISTHGQRKGLADTALRTADSGYLTRRLVDVAQDVIVREVDCGTDRSVPLPVGQRDASGKLVKAENAESNVHARILAEDVVVDGKVIAKAGTDINDAVVTALVEAGVETVRTRSTLVCESKIGVCAMCYGRSLATGKLVDVGEAVGIIAAQSIGEPGTQLTMRTFHTGGVAGADITHGLPRVTELFEARVPKGVAPISEVAGRVRIEETDKTRKVVIVPDDGSDEVAYPVSMRARLLVSEGQRVEVGQQLVAGAVNPNEVLRILGPRAVQLHLVAEVQQVYRSQGVSIHDKHIEIIVRQMLKRVNVLESGDTELLPGELVERPKFEAINRKTVAEGGQPAAGRPVLMGITKASLATESWLSAASFQETTRVLTDAAIHAKSDALLGLKENVIIGKLIPAGTGMPQYRNVRVEPTEEAKAAMYTVGGYDGAAADYTFGTGSGEAVPLEEYDFGQYNR
- the rpsL gene encoding 30S ribosomal protein S12, whose protein sequence is MPTIQQLVRKGRQDKVSKTKTPALKGSPQRRGVCTRVYTTTPKKPNSALRKVARVRLTNGIEVTAYIPGVGHNLQEHSMVLVRGGRVKDLPGVRYKIIRGSLDTQGVRNRKQARSRYGAKKEKS
- the rpsG gene encoding 30S ribosomal protein S7; the protein is MPRKGPAGRRQLVADPVYNSPLVTALINKVLLNGKRSLAQSIVYGALEGCREKTGNDPVVTLKRALDNVKPTLEVRSRRVGGATYQVPVEVRAARSTTLALRWLVQYARARREKTMTERLMNELLDASNGLGASVKRREDTHKMAESNKAFAHYRW
- the fusA gene encoding elongation factor G, whose amino-acid sequence is MAHIDAGKTTTTERILFYTGINYKIGETHEGSATMDWMEQEQERGITITSAATTCSWLDHTINIIDTPGHVDFTIEVERSLRVLDGAVAVFDAVAGVEPQSETVWRQADRYGVPRICFVNKMDRVGAEFHRCVDMIVSRLGATPLVVQLPLGVEADFKGVIDLVKMKALVWSAEAAKGEMYDTIDIPADHADAAREWRDKLIETVAENDDELMELFLEGVEPTQEQLVAAIRRATISNAVTPVLCGTAFKNKGVQPLLDAIVAYLPAPTDIPSIKGHAVGDEEKVIERHADPKEPFSALAFKIMSDPHLGRLTYIRVYSGKLESGATVTNSTKGKKERIGKIYQMHANKREERSSVSAGQIVAVMGLKDTTTGDTLCDTNDQVVLESMTFPAPVINVAIEPKTKGDQEKLSTAIQRLAEEDPSFQVRRDEETGQTVIWGMGELHLEILVDRMRREFKVEANVGRPQVAYRETIRRKVERVEYTHKKQTGGSGQFARVIIDLEPLGEGNDGYEFENKVTGGRVPREFIPSVDAGAQEAAEFGVLAGYPMVGVKVTLQDGAFHEVDSSEMAFKIAGSMAFKEAARRADPLLLEPVMSVEVTTPEEYMGDVIGDLNGRRGQIQAMEDRTAGVKVIRALVPLSEMFGYVGDLRSKTQGRAVYSMQFDSYAEVPPGIAKEIVAKARGE